Proteins found in one Chlamydia pneumoniae TW-183 genomic segment:
- a CDS encoding DUF562 domain-containing protein, with the protein MACYISIWISTVKQHFIRAFDFTRPLGSRITNFALGVIKAIPILGCVVIGVSWLVSTCSARRFGKPAFTSDVASIVKIEKTRGYNPLAWVEQYLRQLRVRLPEGDLGKIHGKVSRDYVCDRTPQENLNMVPHQYLGELGRAFYGIRNRVTKAYQRVTPLEVPCLTLVGFDILDPEDQVNFVRLANGIQTQYPQTQIKLYLISIQKIWNQCDGTISQEKEQQLRSLGLDAKIKCVSAPALLLQKYLQSENLPSCDLLINYYGKQQSVRDVDSIKSLLNLSSEHIPAISVTYRPDDPFYSYYFFPGSQGGTAPDQRIPWSEQEHLQTYTTLSNPRCDRYAVHLGMEDFASGVFLDPLRVSAPLSGEYSCPSYLLDLKSEELRCFLLSAFIDPNNSGQGNPRPMSINFGNSPLGQRWSEFLSRVLHDETEKHVAVVCNNPQLIKKSFPSHSLSLLENELEESGYSYLNIVSVSQERTCVKERRILSSDPSGRSFTVILTDLPEGSSDIRNLQLASDRILVSSALDAADACASECKILEYEDPEQEWAQQYASFYRNIDRAGDLQRQGIPGEPLGVSASTRVVLEKDIVFNLNAVIQQAMWKFKKRDLFAVESQALGDDMRRALEGYIGSSLLVEGTIQPQVACNVNVSFATLDEAVCAACDSAQDAPSEENNTDD; encoded by the coding sequence ATGGCATGCTATATTTCTATTTGGATATCTACAGTTAAGCAGCATTTTATTAGGGCTTTTGATTTTACACGTCCTCTTGGTTCTCGGATTACAAATTTTGCTTTGGGGGTCATCAAGGCTATTCCCATTTTAGGATGCGTTGTTATAGGGGTAAGTTGGCTAGTTTCCACATGTTCTGCACGAAGGTTTGGGAAACCGGCATTTACTTCTGACGTTGCTAGTATCGTGAAAATAGAAAAAACTCGAGGTTATAATCCCCTTGCTTGGGTGGAACAGTACTTGAGACAGCTTAGGGTTCGACTTCCTGAAGGAGATTTAGGAAAAATCCATGGGAAGGTCTCCAGAGATTATGTTTGCGACAGGACTCCCCAAGAAAATCTGAATATGGTTCCTCATCAATATCTGGGAGAGCTAGGTCGCGCGTTTTATGGAATCCGCAACCGAGTAACCAAGGCGTATCAACGAGTCACTCCTCTGGAAGTCCCTTGTCTTACGCTCGTCGGTTTTGACATTTTAGATCCCGAAGATCAGGTGAATTTCGTTCGTCTGGCTAACGGCATACAAACTCAGTACCCCCAAACTCAAATAAAACTTTATTTAATCTCTATCCAAAAGATATGGAATCAGTGTGACGGTACGATTTCTCAAGAAAAAGAACAGCAACTCCGCTCTCTAGGTTTGGATGCTAAAATCAAATGTGTGTCGGCCCCCGCTCTCCTGCTCCAGAAATATCTTCAATCCGAGAACTTGCCTTCCTGTGATCTTCTCATTAATTATTACGGGAAACAACAGTCCGTCAGAGACGTGGACTCTATAAAGAGTCTACTCAATCTTTCTTCCGAACATATCCCTGCGATTTCTGTAACCTATAGACCTGACGATCCTTTTTATAGCTACTATTTCTTTCCTGGTTCTCAAGGAGGAACGGCACCCGATCAGAGGATCCCTTGGAGTGAGCAGGAGCATCTTCAAACGTATACCACCCTGTCTAACCCTAGATGTGATAGATATGCTGTTCACTTGGGAATGGAAGATTTTGCCTCTGGAGTATTTTTAGATCCTCTTAGGGTTTCGGCTCCTTTATCTGGAGAGTATTCCTGCCCCTCATACCTCTTAGATTTAAAAAGTGAAGAGCTTCGTTGTTTCTTGTTATCCGCTTTTATAGATCCCAACAATTCTGGTCAGGGAAATCCGCGTCCTATGTCCATAAACTTTGGAAACTCTCCTTTGGGTCAGAGGTGGTCTGAGTTTCTATCTCGTGTTCTACATGATGAAACAGAAAAGCATGTGGCTGTAGTCTGCAATAATCCACAACTTATAAAAAAGAGTTTTCCCTCACATTCTTTATCTCTATTAGAGAACGAACTGGAAGAGTCAGGTTATTCTTATTTGAATATCGTTTCAGTGAGTCAGGAACGCACGTGTGTTAAGGAACGTAGAATTTTAAGTTCTGATCCTTCGGGGAGGTCATTCACTGTAATCCTCACTGATCTTCCTGAAGGGAGTTCGGATATCCGCAACTTGCAGCTAGCGTCAGATAGGATCTTAGTTTCTAGTGCTCTCGATGCTGCTGATGCCTGTGCTTCTGAATGTAAGATCTTAGAATATGAGGATCCCGAGCAAGAGTGGGCGCAACAGTATGCGTCGTTCTATAGAAACATCGACAGGGCAGGCGATCTTCAACGTCAGGGGATTCCAGGAGAGCCTTTAGGGGTCTCAGCATCTACGAGAGTAGTTTTAGAAAAGGACATCGTATTCAATCTCAATGCGGTAATCCAACAGGCCATGTGGAAGTTTAAAAAACGGGATCTTTTTGCTGTAGAAAGTCAGGCTTTAGGAGATGACATGCGACGTGCTTTAGAAGGTTATATCGGCAGCAGTCTCTTAGTTGAGGGGACTATACAGCCTCAAGTCGCATGTAATGTCAATGTGAGTTTTGCTACGTTAGACGAGGCTGTGTGTGCAGCTTGTGA
- a CDS encoding DUF562 domain-containing protein, with translation MMKQGVGQDAKELYTFLSRGNEHYQPCLWFSLEEELGFLFDAKMLCAPLSEDHYCHSYLVDLVDQHLKDLILSMFLDPQNISAGELLKVSINVGDSFSPLQQKDFLSMVLRDETGKNVVVVFKGVLSLPATQVCKLVEELNSKDYSYLNIFSCHGDSSPQLLFRKELEGTSGRYFTVICALYLGDTDMRSLQLASERIMVSREFDLVDAYAARCKLLKIDHTNWRPGTFSRHADFADAVDVSAGFNSREFKLITQANQGILESGELPLPSKTFWEGFLAFCDRVTVTRHFIPMLDAAIKQAVWTHKHPSLIDKECEALDLKTQCLPSIVSYLEYVTNSHEKTSKGPFIQKEIIADCSPLKEALFPGSDEDVPSTSEDPSDDHPSDLEDS, from the coding sequence ATGATGAAACAAGGAGTCGGGCAGGATGCTAAAGAGCTATACACATTTCTATCTCGTGGGAATGAGCATTACCAACCGTGTCTATGGTTCAGTCTCGAAGAGGAACTCGGATTCCTTTTCGATGCAAAAATGCTCTGCGCCCCTCTATCTGAGGATCACTATTGCCACTCGTATCTTGTAGATCTAGTGGATCAACATTTAAAGGATTTAATATTATCGATGTTTTTAGATCCTCAGAATATCTCAGCAGGAGAACTCCTCAAGGTCTCTATAAACGTTGGAGATTCTTTTTCTCCTCTACAACAGAAAGATTTCCTCTCGATGGTCTTACGTGATGAAACGGGAAAAAACGTCGTCGTGGTTTTTAAAGGAGTTCTCTCCTTACCCGCAACCCAAGTCTGCAAATTAGTAGAGGAATTGAACTCTAAGGACTACTCCTACCTCAATATATTTTCTTGTCACGGAGATAGTAGTCCTCAGCTTTTATTCCGTAAGGAATTAGAGGGAACTTCAGGGCGTTATTTTACAGTGATTTGCGCTTTATATCTAGGGGATACAGACATGCGTAGTTTACAACTTGCTTCTGAAAGGATCATGGTCTCTAGAGAGTTTGATCTTGTAGATGCCTATGCTGCAAGATGCAAGCTCTTGAAAATCGATCATACAAATTGGAGACCTGGAACTTTCAGTCGCCACGCCGATTTCGCAGATGCTGTAGACGTATCAGCAGGATTTAACTCAAGAGAATTTAAACTGATTACGCAGGCGAATCAAGGGATCCTAGAGTCTGGAGAACTCCCGCTCCCTTCAAAAACCTTCTGGGAAGGATTCTTAGCATTCTGTGATCGAGTGACTGTCACGAGACACTTCATTCCAATGTTAGACGCCGCTATAAAGCAAGCGGTATGGACTCATAAACATCCCAGCTTGATAGATAAAGAGTGTGAAGCCCTAGACTTGAAAACACAGTGCTTGCCATCTATCGTATCGTACCTTGAATATGTCACAAACTCTCACGAAAAAACATCGAAAGGCCCGTTCATACAAAAAGAGATTATCGCAGACTGTTCTCCTCTTAAAGAGGCGCTCTTCCCAGGTTCTGATGAAGATGTTCCCTCTACCTCTGAGGATCCTTCAGATGATCATCCTTCGGATCTTGAAGACTCTTAA
- a CDS encoding DUF575 domain-containing protein: MQQHFQAAFDFTRSLCSRISNFALGVIALLPIIGQLYVGLDWLLSRIKKPEFPSDVDQIVRVEHVVGHDHRSRVEDILKRQRLSLEPRDEGKVHGDLPSAPFF; this comes from the coding sequence GTGCAACAGCACTTTCAAGCAGCATTTGATTTTACTCGCTCCCTGTGTTCACGAATTTCTAATTTTGCTTTGGGAGTGATTGCATTGCTTCCTATTATTGGGCAGTTGTATGTAGGGCTGGACTGGCTCCTCTCTAGGATAAAAAAGCCAGAATTTCCTTCCGATGTGGATCAGATCGTGCGAGTAGAACACGTCGTGGGTCACGACCATAGAAGTCGAGTTGAAGATATTCTAAAGAGACAAAGGCTCTCATTAGAGCCTAGAGACGAGGGGAAGGTTCACGGAGATCTGCCTTCAGCTCCTTTTTTTTGA